From the Lampris incognitus isolate fLamInc1 chromosome 10, fLamInc1.hap2, whole genome shotgun sequence genome, one window contains:
- the LOC130119886 gene encoding uncharacterized protein LOC130119886 has translation MSGRHPIGSLVLILALTFVGAVKELNSIKDLKKITSGDSVPRHSLVLLYWFANTIEIDNNGVILLTFEPNNGDYGTHHYGNYEGLLDPLPRRGVPHRYYTLGNLNQMDNQNSAYAFPAYVTQNLHNWMEYEERNRARIIFRVSGNTGRQAGQRIDQVYITQHFESNLGQGTRYDPAHTYSITTDLLREIREFTVRENQRNSLPQLRARFGRNIDDSHT, from the coding sequence ATGTCAGGAAGACACCCAATAGGCTCTTTAGTTTTGATTCTTGCACTGACCTTTGTGGGGGCTGTTAAGGAGCTCAACTCCATCAAGGATTTGAAGAAAATTACATCTGGAGATTCTGTCCCTCGGCACAGCCTTGTCCTGCTCTACTGGTTTGCAAACACTATTGAAATTGACAACAATGGTGTCATACTGCTGACCTTTGAACCCAACAATGGAGATTACGGCACTCATCATTACGGCAATTATGAGGGGCTTCTTGACCCTCTGCCGCGGAGAGGTGTCCCACACCGCTACTACACCCTTGGCAATCTCAATCAAATGGACAATCAAAACAGTGCCTATGCATTTCCAGCCTATGTCACCCAGAATCTTCACAACTGGATGGAATATGAAGAAAGAAACAGGGCCCGTATCATATTTAGAGTCAGTGGGAACACAGGACGGCAAGCAGGGCAGAGAATAGACCAAGTCTATATCACCCAGCATTTTGAGTCTAACCTGGGCCAGGGGACGAGGTATGACCCAGCACACACCTACTCCATCACTACTGACCTGCTGAGGGAGATCAGAGAGTTTACCGTACGAGAAAACCAGAGGAATTCACTGCCTCAGCTGAGAGCGCGCTTTGGAAGAAACATAGATGATTCACA